In Xyrauchen texanus isolate HMW12.3.18 chromosome 23, RBS_HiC_50CHRs, whole genome shotgun sequence, a genomic segment contains:
- the tmem265 gene encoding transmembrane protein 121 → MLPSPQVCVSFLVTVSTMAVVDLYLLEQSMLGPRGGTRPAVWPCVAVALGDLCFLLALRFVSAGVVSEAHSPRRGFANSLWFLFLSLLQLKLFFVCQNYRQERRPPDPLARKTLTLLLSVCLPSLFLILTGADYMTPLRRKQEVRSRLLWVVVDLLDVLDLQAGLWEVQGSVGVPLWVEGIVFFYCYVLLLLLPCVSLTELGATALPGLQVARKEAIYPWLSLVTINVFTLVPRGVGMLWYRDPRVSTVFLGKNLLALAVKLSSAWERHRKSSGGVQRAGAITRPGNQNRGVALEQATEQEQGCTSPTPSSTRYHTLSRTHGHSHSLSHVSLDPTETSLGPAYISHEL, encoded by the coding sequence ATGTTGCCCTCACCCCAGGTGTGCGTGTCTTTTCTGGTGACAGTGAGCACAATGGCAGTGGTTGACCTCTACCTGCTGGAGCAGAGCATGCTGGGACCTCGAGGTGGAACACGTCCTGCGGTATGGCCATGTGTTGCTGTCGCGCTGGGTGACCTGTGTTTCCTGCTTGCACTGCGCTTTGTCTCTGCTGGAGTGGTCTCAGAAGCTCATTCTCCCCGCCGGGGCTTTGCCAACTCCCTCTGGTTCCTTTTCCTCTCTCTGCTGCAGCTGAAGCTTTTCTTTGTGTGTCAAAATTACAGACAAGAGAGGCGGCCTCCAGATCCCCTCGCCCGTAAGACTTTAACTCTATTACTTTCTGTCTGCCTGCCCTCACTATTTCTCATCCTGACAGGAGCAGATTACATGACCCCCCTTCGCAGAAAACAGGAGGTGCGGAGTCGACTTCTGTGGGTGGTGGTAGACTTGCTTGATGTACTGGATCTTCAAGCTGGGCTATGGGAGGTACAGGGCAGCGTGGGGGTTCCACTTTGGGTTGAGGGTATAGTTTTCTTCTACTGTTACGTGTTGCTGCTGTTGCTTCCGTGTGTGTCGCTCACGGAGCTGGGTGCTACAGCACTGCCTGGGCTGCAGGTGGCTCGGAAGGAGGCCATCTATCCTTGGCTCAGTTTGGTCACCATTAATGTGTTTACACTTGTGCCGAGGGGGGTAGGGATGCTGTGGTACAGGGACCCACGTGTATCTACAGTGTTTCTGGGGAAAAACCTGCTAGCTCTTGCAGTGAAGCTGAGCTCTGCCTGGGAGAGGCACCGAAAGAGCAGCGGAGGGGTGCAGAGAGCAGGAGCCATCACTAGACCTGGAAACCAGAATCGTGGGGTGGCTTTGGAACAGGCAACGGAGCAGGAGCAAGGGTGCACATCTCCAACACCGTCATCTACGCGCTATCACACACTTTCACGCACTCATGGGCACAGCCACTCACTCTCTCATGTGAGTCTGGATCCCACTGAGACCTCACTGGGGCCAGCTTATATTTCCCATGAGCTCTAA